From the Nitrospinota bacterium genome, the window TTGTCGTAATTCAGATCTGCTTTGGCAATGTTGTTAGCAACTCTACGAAACATGTCTACCGGCTTTTCGATGACCTTTTTGCCTTCCAAGTCACGCCTCAAGTACCTTTTTTCCAGAACTTTTATGGCATTTTCAGAAAGTTCTTCACCGGTTACAATCGCTCCACTCGTCCCTTTTGTTTTAGACTCAACATTCATTGCCACCCATACCCCCTTGAAAATATTCCCTTAATTTTATTTTATACCCAACGACCTAAAATCACCATATCTTGTGTTCTGACATAATTAACACCACAACATATTGTGCTGTCAATTATTTTTTATTTCGCTTTTAAATTCAGTAACATAAATTTTTCAAAGATATTTGCAAAAATGGCTTGAGGAGCAATAGTGGATGTATCATCCTATTTTTCTGATAGTTACAGGAATATATTCTTTAAGAAAGAAAAAATGCAGAATTTTTAGGATTTTGGGCCGAAAATAAGTGACTTTTGAAGTTACTGCTATTTTTTTGTAACTTTATCTGCTTCCATAGTGGCGAATACTCGCAACCCTTTATAGGCCTTTATCTGCCTTTCCCAGCCGATATACCCGATAAAACTCATCCTTACGTTATGGACTCCATCCCTCAAAGGTACCTGCACAGGAGTGCTCCCGACGTAGAGCCCGTTTATCACCAACTCCGCGTTTGGCGGATCAGACTCGAAAAGGATGTTTACCCTTTTTTCGTTCATTGCCGCGTAACGAACTTCAACCTTATCCCCGCTCTTTCCGGTTCTGGAATCGGATGGTTGCATTACCTCTGAGATCGGCACCATCTCCTCATCCTTCTTCTTTACCGCTTCGTCGGCAACAGGCTCGATAACCTCTTCCTCTGAAAGGTCTATTCTCTTCATTTCATCTTCGCCATCCAGAGGATTTATCATGTCCGGTCCTCCGGCAAACGCCGCGACAGAGGATAATAGAAGCGCCATAAAAACTAATGTTACTTTGGTTTTCAACATATCCGGTTCTCCCTAGAAAGGCTCAATTTCTCGTAAAAGGTTTTCGAT encodes:
- a CDS encoding PEGA domain-containing protein — translated: MLKTKVTLVFMALLLSSVAAFAGGPDMINPLDGEDEMKRIDLSEEEVIEPVADEAVKKKDEEMVPISEVMQPSDSRTGKSGDKVEVRYAAMNEKRVNILFESDPPNAELVINGLYVGSTPVQVPLRDGVHNVRMSFIGYIGWERQIKAYKGLRVFATMEADKVTKK